A segment of the Bufo bufo chromosome 5, aBufBuf1.1, whole genome shotgun sequence genome:
AATTGTAAATGCCAATTTATGCTGCGGATTTCTCCCTTTGCAATGGAAACTTGCATAATTATGCAAAGAAATCTATAGTAAAACCTGCAAGATTTGGTGAGGATTTTGCCCCTGCAGATTTCATCCAGATATGCTATGTCTTTCCTGTAGTGGACCTGCTACATGTGGCTATACTCTGAgggtcccagagaacccctttaatcgtaCTGCGCTCTGAGCAGCTTCTCTTACGTACCATGAGGTATGTACCATCCTTTCACACATATCCTGTGGATGGAAAATTGTGCTCAACTTTACTCAAAACTACAAGTGTGAAAGGAAGCGTTAAACgtcatcttaaaaaaaaaaaaataataataatattaagaaAATGACACCTTTACAAACACAAGGTTTATTTTTCCTTAGAGGGAGGATTTAGGTCTTCTAAATTAAAAGTGAAGGGTTTATCATAGCCCATAAGGTGCTGATAATCATTGGAATTGGGAAATAACATTGGATTTATCAGCATGGATTTCttctttgcataaaatgtggTGAACATCTTGCTCACTCCAGGTACTTCAACATCTTCTGGGGAAAACTCCGTCCTTTTCTCTCTAAGAAATGCATTGTAAGTGATTGCAGTATAAAGGTCTCTCTCCTTGTTGTGATATAGGTGAACCACATAGCCCTTGGTCAACAAATGCAAAGTAACAGGAGTAATGAAGGTGAAGAATCCAACTATGCTGAAGAAAGCAATCTTCAATGGAAGACTGTCTACTCCGATGCCAGACTTTGCAAAAATCATTGGCAGAATAATTAAGCTGACCACGCTGGTAGAGTAGGAGAAGAACTTCACCCCTGTATGAATAATAAAGAGCAGATTAGTAACACACATATTctaactgtat
Coding sequences within it:
- the LOC121002407 gene encoding transmembrane protein 70, mitochondrial-like — encoded protein: MSKALARPHHIRVSGAEDEDAVGCPVWGALRLGRARTCVFSLSLRSRAPPGRQVSVPDVKFVRFVSTSSTPVNHEEDRLVYIGNLGTAVPGVKFFSYSTSVVSLIILPMIFAKSGIGVDSLPLKIAFFSIVGFFTFITPVTLHLLTKGYVVHLYHNKERDLYTAITYNAFLREKRTEFSPEDVEVPGVSKMFTTFYAKKKSMLINPMLFPNSNDYQHLMGYDKPFTFNLEDLNPPSKEK